The following proteins are encoded in a genomic region of Glycine soja cultivar W05 chromosome 17, ASM419377v2, whole genome shotgun sequence:
- the LOC114392871 gene encoding pleiotropic drug resistance protein 3 isoform X2, with translation MEVSRKEKEGGIVPDPDLDAYMKATSINGLKSSLQTDYILKILGLDICADTLVGDPIRRGISGGQKKRLTTGEMIVGPTKALFMDEISNGLDSSTTFQIISCLQHLVHITDATALISLLQPAPETFDLFDDVILMAEGKIVYHGPCDYILEFFEDSGFKCPQRKGTADFLQEVISKKDQAKYWNSTEKPYSYVSIDQFIEKFKDCPFGLKLKEELSKPFDKSQSHKNALVFKKYSLTKWELFNACMMREILLMKKNSFVYVFKSTQLVIVAFVAMTVFIRTRMTVDVLHGNYFMGSLFYSLIILLVDGFPELSMTVSRLAVIYKQKELCFFPAWAYTIPSAVLKIPLSLLESFIWTTLSYYVIGYSPEIGRFFRQFLLLFIIHVTSVSMFRFIASVCQTVVASVTAGTVTILVVLLFGGFIIPKPYMPSWLQWGFWVSPLTYGEIGLTVNEFLAPRWEKMSGNRTLGQQVLESRGLNFDGYFYWISIAALIGFTVLFNVGFTLMLTFLNSPARSRTLISSEKHSELQGQQESYGSVGADKKHVGSMVGSTVQTRKGGLVLPFQPLAVAFHDVQYYVDSPLEMRNRGFTEKRLQLLSDITGSLRPGILTALMGVSGAGKTTLMDVLCGRKTGGIIEGEIRIGGYPKVQETFARVSGYCEQNDIHSPNITVEESVMFSAWLRLPSQIDAKTKAEFVNEVIHTIELDGIKDSLVGMPNISGLSTEQRKRLTIAVELVANPSIIFMDEPTTGLDARAAAVVMRAVKNVVGTGRTVACTIHQPSIDIFEAFDELILMKAGGRLTYAGPLGKHSSRVIEYFESIPGVPKIKDNYNPSTWMLEVTSRSAEAELGIDFAQIYRESTLYEQNKELVEQLSSPPPNSRDLYFPSHFPQNGWEQFKACLWKQHLSYWRSPSYNLMRIIFVAVSSLLFGILFWKQGKKINSQQDVFNVFGAMYSAALFFGINNCSTVLPYVATERTVLYRERFAGMYSPWAYSFAQVLIEVPYIFIQAVVYVIITYPMLSYDWSAYKIFWSFFSMFCNILYYNYLGMLIVSLTPNVQLAAIVASSSYTMLNLFSGYFVPRLRIPKWWIWMYYLCPMSWALNGMLTSQYGDVNKEISAFEEKKTIAKFLEDYYGFHHDFLGVVGVVLIVIPIVIAILFAYCIGNLNFQKR, from the exons ATGGAAGTCAGTAGAAAGGAGAAAGAGGGAGGAATAGTCCCAGACCCAGATTTAGATGCATATATGAAG GCAACATCAATTAACGGACTCAAGAGCAGCCTTCAGACCGACTATATTTTAAAG ATACTTGGTCTTGATATATGTGCTGACACATTGGTTGGAGATCCTATAAGAAGAGGTATATCTGGTGGTCAAAAGAAAAGGTTAACTACAG GAGAGATGATTGTTGGACCAACAAAAGCACTCTTTATGGATGAAATATCCAATGGTTTAGACAGCTCCACTACTTTCCAGATTATCTCTTGTCTTCAGCATCTGGTGCATATCACAGATGCCACGGCATTAATTTCACTCCTTCAGCCAGCACCAGAGACCTTTGATCTCTTTGATGATGTTATTTTGATGGCTGAAGGGAAAATTGTGTACCACGGACCGTGTGATTATATACTTGAGTTCTTTGAGGACAGTGGGTTTAAATGCCCACAAAGAAAAGGCACTGCTGACTTTCTTCAAGAA GTTATCTCTAAGAAAGATCAAGCAAAGTATTGGAATAGCACAGAAAAACCTTACAGTTATGTTTCAATTGACCAGTTCATTGAGAAATTTAAGGATTGCCCTTTTGGTCTAAAGCTGAAGGAGGAGCTCTCGAAGCCATTTGATAAGTCTCAGAGCCACAAGAATGcccttgtatttaaaaaatactcattAACAAAATGGGAATTATTTAACGCTTGCATGATGAGGGAAATTCTTCTAatgaaaaaaaactcttttgttTATGTATTCAAGTCAACACAG CTtgtcattgttgcatttgtagcAATGACTGTTTTCATTCGAACACGAATGACTGTTGATGTGCTCCATGGGAATTATTTTATGGGTTCATTGTTTTATTCACTCATCATACTTCTCGTTGATGGATTTCCAGAACTATCTATGACTGTATCAAGACTTGCAGTGATTTACAAGCAAAAAGAGTTGTGTTTTTTTCCTGCCTGGGCTTATACAATTCCATCTGCTGTTTTAAAGATTCCTCTTTCATTGTTGGAATCTTTCATTTGGACAACACTTTCTTATTATGTCATTGGTTACAGCCCCGAGATTGGCAG GTTCTTTCGCCAGTTCCTTCTCTTATTTATCATACATGTGACTTCGGTATCCATGTTTCGATTCATTGCCTCAGTTTGCCAAACTGTGGTTGCTTCTGTGACAGCTGGTACTGTGACCATACTAGTTGTTTTACTATTTGGTGGCTTCATCATTCCAAAAC CATATATGCCATCTTGGTTGCAGTGGGGATTTTGGGTTTCTCCTTTGACATATGGAGAGATAGGCTTAACTGTGAATGAATTTCTTGCTCCTAGGTGGGAAAAG ATGTCTGGAAACAGAACATTGGGCcagcaagtacttgaaagtcGGGGACTAAACTTTGACGGCTACTTTTATTGGATATCAATTGCTGCCTTAATTGGGTTCACAGTGCTGTTTAATGTAGGTTTTACCTTGATGTTGACTTTCTTGAATT CTCCTGCAAGATCTCGAACTCTTATATCTTCTGAGAAGCACTCAGAATTACAAGGACAACAAGAAAGTTATGGTAGCGTTGGTGCTGACAAGAAACATGTTGGTTCTATGGTTGGAAGTACTGTACAAACCAGAAAAG GAGGACTGGTTCTACCATTCCAGCCACTAGCAGTAGCATTTCATGATGTCCAGTACTATGTTGATTCCCCTTTG GAAATGAGAAATAGAGGTTTTACTGAGAAAAGACTTCAGCTTCTTTCTGATATCACAGGTTCACTCAGACCTGGCATCCTAACAGCATTGATGGGAGTCAGTGGAGCAGGGAAAACAACTTTGATGGATGTCCTGTGTGGAAGAAAAACTGGTGGTATTATAGAAGGAGAGATTAGAATCGGCGGCTACCCGAAGGTTCAGGAAACATTTGCTAGAGTATCAGGTTACTGTGAACAAAATGACATACATTCTCCAAATATAACAGTAGAAGAATCTGTGATGTTTTCTGCTTGGCTTCGGCTTCCTTCtcaaattgatgcaaaaactaaAGCT gaatttgtaAATGAAGTCATTCATACTATTGAGCTTGATGGAATCAAAGATTCTTTAGTAGGCATGCCGAATATTAGTGGTTTATCGACTGAACAAAGAAAACGGCTGACCATAGCCGTTGAGCTTGTTGCTAATCCTTCAATCATATTTATGGATGAACCGACTACAGGTCTAGATGCAAGGGCAGCTGCAGTTGTAATGAGAGCAGTGAAGAATGTTGTTGGAACTGGAAGAACTGTTGCATGCACCATTCACCAGCCAAGTATTGATATATTTGAGGCATTTGATGAG CTTATTCTCATGAAAGCTGGAGGTCGCTTAACCTACGCTGGCCCACTTGGGAAGCACTCAAGTAGGGTCATTGAATACTTTGAG AGTATACCAGGAGTGCCAAAGATTAAAGACAACTATAATCCATCAACATGGATGCTAGAAGTTACTTCAAGATCTGCAGAAGCTGAACTCGGAATAGACTTCGCCCAAATTTATAGGGAGTCAACCTTATATGA ACAGAACAAAGAGTTAGTTGAGCAATTAAGCTCACCACCTCCAAACTCCAGAGATTTATATTTTCCATCTCATTTTCCACAAAATGGTTGGGAACAGTTTAAAGCATGCTTGTGGAAACAACATTTGTCCTATTGGAGAAGTCCTTCATACAACTTGATGCGCATCATTTTTGTGGCTGTCTCATCTCTTCTGTTTGGGATACTGTTCTGGAAGCAAGGAAAGAAAAT AAATAGCCAACAAGATGTGTTCAATGTATTTGGTGCAATGTACTCTGCTGCACTATTCTTTGGGATAAATAACTGCTCAACAGTTTTACCATATGTGGCAACAGAGCGCACTGTTCTGTACCGTGAAAGATTTGCTGGAATGTACTCTCCCTGGGCCTATTCTTTTGCACAG GTGCTAATTGAGGTTCCCTATATATTCATTCAAGCTGTTGTATATGTGATAATCACATATCCTATGTTGAGCTATGATTGGTCtgcttataaaatattttggtcattcttcAGCATGTTCTGCAATATCTTATATTATAACTACCTAGGGATGCTCATTGTCTCATTGACGCCAAATGTTCAATTGGCTGCTATCGTGGCTTCATCTTCCTACACGATGCTTAACTTATTTTCTGGGTACTTTGTACCACGACTA CGAATTCCCAAGTGGTGGATTTGGATGTATTATTTATGCCCCATGTCTTGGGCACTGAATGGGATGCTTACTTCCCAATACGGAGATGTAAACAAAGAAATTTCAGcctttgaagaaaagaaaacaattgcCAAATTTTTGGAGGATTATTATGGGTTTCACCATGATTTTCTTGGTGTAGTTGGTGTTGTTCTCATTGTCATCCCCATTGTAATTGCCATTCTATTTGCTTATTGCATTGGAAACCTCAATTTCCAGAAGAGGTAA
- the LOC114392871 gene encoding pleiotropic drug resistance protein 3 isoform X1: MAQLAGADEIESLRNELAEIGRSIRSSFRSHASSFQSVSSINPVQQEVDNNAGEALQWAEIQRLPTFERITSALFDVYDGMETGEKVEGKQVVDVSKLGAQERHMFIEKLIKHIENDNLRLLQKFRNRIDKVGINLPTVELRYQNLCVEAECKIVQGKPIPTLWNTLKEWIFDTTKLPVLKSQNSKISIIKSANGIIKPGRMTLLLGPPASGKTTLLLALAGKLGHSLKVQGEISYNGHMLEEFIPQKSSAYVSQYDLHIPEMTVRETLDFSARCQGVGSRSKLLMEVSRKEKEGGIVPDPDLDAYMKATSINGLKSSLQTDYILKILGLDICADTLVGDPIRRGISGGQKKRLTTGEMIVGPTKALFMDEISNGLDSSTTFQIISCLQHLVHITDATALISLLQPAPETFDLFDDVILMAEGKIVYHGPCDYILEFFEDSGFKCPQRKGTADFLQEVISKKDQAKYWNSTEKPYSYVSIDQFIEKFKDCPFGLKLKEELSKPFDKSQSHKNALVFKKYSLTKWELFNACMMREILLMKKNSFVYVFKSTQLVIVAFVAMTVFIRTRMTVDVLHGNYFMGSLFYSLIILLVDGFPELSMTVSRLAVIYKQKELCFFPAWAYTIPSAVLKIPLSLLESFIWTTLSYYVIGYSPEIGRFFRQFLLLFIIHVTSVSMFRFIASVCQTVVASVTAGTVTILVVLLFGGFIIPKPYMPSWLQWGFWVSPLTYGEIGLTVNEFLAPRWEKMSGNRTLGQQVLESRGLNFDGYFYWISIAALIGFTVLFNVGFTLMLTFLNSPARSRTLISSEKHSELQGQQESYGSVGADKKHVGSMVGSTVQTRKGGLVLPFQPLAVAFHDVQYYVDSPLEMRNRGFTEKRLQLLSDITGSLRPGILTALMGVSGAGKTTLMDVLCGRKTGGIIEGEIRIGGYPKVQETFARVSGYCEQNDIHSPNITVEESVMFSAWLRLPSQIDAKTKAEFVNEVIHTIELDGIKDSLVGMPNISGLSTEQRKRLTIAVELVANPSIIFMDEPTTGLDARAAAVVMRAVKNVVGTGRTVACTIHQPSIDIFEAFDELILMKAGGRLTYAGPLGKHSSRVIEYFESIPGVPKIKDNYNPSTWMLEVTSRSAEAELGIDFAQIYRESTLYEQNKELVEQLSSPPPNSRDLYFPSHFPQNGWEQFKACLWKQHLSYWRSPSYNLMRIIFVAVSSLLFGILFWKQGKKINSQQDVFNVFGAMYSAALFFGINNCSTVLPYVATERTVLYRERFAGMYSPWAYSFAQVLIEVPYIFIQAVVYVIITYPMLSYDWSAYKIFWSFFSMFCNILYYNYLGMLIVSLTPNVQLAAIVASSSYTMLNLFSGYFVPRLRIPKWWIWMYYLCPMSWALNGMLTSQYGDVNKEISAFEEKKTIAKFLEDYYGFHHDFLGVVGVVLIVIPIVIAILFAYCIGNLNFQKR; this comes from the exons ATGGCACAGCTGGCAGGTGCGGATGAGATAGAGTCTCTGAGAAATGAGTTAGCAGAGATAGGAAGGAGCATAAGGTCCTCATTTAGAAGTCATGCCTCTAGTTTCCAGAGCGTTTCAAGCATCAATCCTGTGCAACAAGAAGTTGATAACAACGCCGGAGAAGCGTTACAATGGGCTGAAATTCAGAGGCTACCCACCTTTGAGAGAATTACTTCAGCTTTGTTTGATGTTTATGATGGCATGGAAACAGGTGAGAAAGTTGAAGGGAAACAGGTTGTTGATGTCAGCAAGCTTGGAGCTCAAGAACGGCACATGTTCATAGAGAAGCTTATTAAACACATTGAGAATGATAATCTTCGATTGCTGCAGAAATTCAGGAACAGAATTGACAA AGTTGGTATTAATTTGCCCACAGTGGAACTGAGGTACCAAAACCTGTGTGTGGAAGCTGAGTGTAAGATAGTCCAAGGCAAGCCCATACCTACACTGTGGAATACCCTAAAAGAATGGATCTTT GACACCACTAAATTGCCAGTTCTGAAATCTCAAAATTCCAAGATAAGCATCATCAAAAGTGCCAATGGAATTATTAAGCCTGGAAG GATGACCTTACTGCTTGGCCCACCGGCAAGTGgtaaaacaacattattgttggCGTTGGCAGGAAAACTTGGCCATTCTCTCAAG GTTCAAGGGGAAATTTCTTACAATGGACACATGCTAGAAGAATTCATTCCTCAGAAGTCCTCAGCATATGTAAGCCAATATGATCTGCATATTCCAGAGATGACTGTGAGGGAAACACTTGATTTCTCAGCACGTTGTCAAGGCGTAGGAAGCCGATCCA AACTCCTGATGGAAGTCAGTAGAAAGGAGAAAGAGGGAGGAATAGTCCCAGACCCAGATTTAGATGCATATATGAAG GCAACATCAATTAACGGACTCAAGAGCAGCCTTCAGACCGACTATATTTTAAAG ATACTTGGTCTTGATATATGTGCTGACACATTGGTTGGAGATCCTATAAGAAGAGGTATATCTGGTGGTCAAAAGAAAAGGTTAACTACAG GAGAGATGATTGTTGGACCAACAAAAGCACTCTTTATGGATGAAATATCCAATGGTTTAGACAGCTCCACTACTTTCCAGATTATCTCTTGTCTTCAGCATCTGGTGCATATCACAGATGCCACGGCATTAATTTCACTCCTTCAGCCAGCACCAGAGACCTTTGATCTCTTTGATGATGTTATTTTGATGGCTGAAGGGAAAATTGTGTACCACGGACCGTGTGATTATATACTTGAGTTCTTTGAGGACAGTGGGTTTAAATGCCCACAAAGAAAAGGCACTGCTGACTTTCTTCAAGAA GTTATCTCTAAGAAAGATCAAGCAAAGTATTGGAATAGCACAGAAAAACCTTACAGTTATGTTTCAATTGACCAGTTCATTGAGAAATTTAAGGATTGCCCTTTTGGTCTAAAGCTGAAGGAGGAGCTCTCGAAGCCATTTGATAAGTCTCAGAGCCACAAGAATGcccttgtatttaaaaaatactcattAACAAAATGGGAATTATTTAACGCTTGCATGATGAGGGAAATTCTTCTAatgaaaaaaaactcttttgttTATGTATTCAAGTCAACACAG CTtgtcattgttgcatttgtagcAATGACTGTTTTCATTCGAACACGAATGACTGTTGATGTGCTCCATGGGAATTATTTTATGGGTTCATTGTTTTATTCACTCATCATACTTCTCGTTGATGGATTTCCAGAACTATCTATGACTGTATCAAGACTTGCAGTGATTTACAAGCAAAAAGAGTTGTGTTTTTTTCCTGCCTGGGCTTATACAATTCCATCTGCTGTTTTAAAGATTCCTCTTTCATTGTTGGAATCTTTCATTTGGACAACACTTTCTTATTATGTCATTGGTTACAGCCCCGAGATTGGCAG GTTCTTTCGCCAGTTCCTTCTCTTATTTATCATACATGTGACTTCGGTATCCATGTTTCGATTCATTGCCTCAGTTTGCCAAACTGTGGTTGCTTCTGTGACAGCTGGTACTGTGACCATACTAGTTGTTTTACTATTTGGTGGCTTCATCATTCCAAAAC CATATATGCCATCTTGGTTGCAGTGGGGATTTTGGGTTTCTCCTTTGACATATGGAGAGATAGGCTTAACTGTGAATGAATTTCTTGCTCCTAGGTGGGAAAAG ATGTCTGGAAACAGAACATTGGGCcagcaagtacttgaaagtcGGGGACTAAACTTTGACGGCTACTTTTATTGGATATCAATTGCTGCCTTAATTGGGTTCACAGTGCTGTTTAATGTAGGTTTTACCTTGATGTTGACTTTCTTGAATT CTCCTGCAAGATCTCGAACTCTTATATCTTCTGAGAAGCACTCAGAATTACAAGGACAACAAGAAAGTTATGGTAGCGTTGGTGCTGACAAGAAACATGTTGGTTCTATGGTTGGAAGTACTGTACAAACCAGAAAAG GAGGACTGGTTCTACCATTCCAGCCACTAGCAGTAGCATTTCATGATGTCCAGTACTATGTTGATTCCCCTTTG GAAATGAGAAATAGAGGTTTTACTGAGAAAAGACTTCAGCTTCTTTCTGATATCACAGGTTCACTCAGACCTGGCATCCTAACAGCATTGATGGGAGTCAGTGGAGCAGGGAAAACAACTTTGATGGATGTCCTGTGTGGAAGAAAAACTGGTGGTATTATAGAAGGAGAGATTAGAATCGGCGGCTACCCGAAGGTTCAGGAAACATTTGCTAGAGTATCAGGTTACTGTGAACAAAATGACATACATTCTCCAAATATAACAGTAGAAGAATCTGTGATGTTTTCTGCTTGGCTTCGGCTTCCTTCtcaaattgatgcaaaaactaaAGCT gaatttgtaAATGAAGTCATTCATACTATTGAGCTTGATGGAATCAAAGATTCTTTAGTAGGCATGCCGAATATTAGTGGTTTATCGACTGAACAAAGAAAACGGCTGACCATAGCCGTTGAGCTTGTTGCTAATCCTTCAATCATATTTATGGATGAACCGACTACAGGTCTAGATGCAAGGGCAGCTGCAGTTGTAATGAGAGCAGTGAAGAATGTTGTTGGAACTGGAAGAACTGTTGCATGCACCATTCACCAGCCAAGTATTGATATATTTGAGGCATTTGATGAG CTTATTCTCATGAAAGCTGGAGGTCGCTTAACCTACGCTGGCCCACTTGGGAAGCACTCAAGTAGGGTCATTGAATACTTTGAG AGTATACCAGGAGTGCCAAAGATTAAAGACAACTATAATCCATCAACATGGATGCTAGAAGTTACTTCAAGATCTGCAGAAGCTGAACTCGGAATAGACTTCGCCCAAATTTATAGGGAGTCAACCTTATATGA ACAGAACAAAGAGTTAGTTGAGCAATTAAGCTCACCACCTCCAAACTCCAGAGATTTATATTTTCCATCTCATTTTCCACAAAATGGTTGGGAACAGTTTAAAGCATGCTTGTGGAAACAACATTTGTCCTATTGGAGAAGTCCTTCATACAACTTGATGCGCATCATTTTTGTGGCTGTCTCATCTCTTCTGTTTGGGATACTGTTCTGGAAGCAAGGAAAGAAAAT AAATAGCCAACAAGATGTGTTCAATGTATTTGGTGCAATGTACTCTGCTGCACTATTCTTTGGGATAAATAACTGCTCAACAGTTTTACCATATGTGGCAACAGAGCGCACTGTTCTGTACCGTGAAAGATTTGCTGGAATGTACTCTCCCTGGGCCTATTCTTTTGCACAG GTGCTAATTGAGGTTCCCTATATATTCATTCAAGCTGTTGTATATGTGATAATCACATATCCTATGTTGAGCTATGATTGGTCtgcttataaaatattttggtcattcttcAGCATGTTCTGCAATATCTTATATTATAACTACCTAGGGATGCTCATTGTCTCATTGACGCCAAATGTTCAATTGGCTGCTATCGTGGCTTCATCTTCCTACACGATGCTTAACTTATTTTCTGGGTACTTTGTACCACGACTA CGAATTCCCAAGTGGTGGATTTGGATGTATTATTTATGCCCCATGTCTTGGGCACTGAATGGGATGCTTACTTCCCAATACGGAGATGTAAACAAAGAAATTTCAGcctttgaagaaaagaaaacaattgcCAAATTTTTGGAGGATTATTATGGGTTTCACCATGATTTTCTTGGTGTAGTTGGTGTTGTTCTCATTGTCATCCCCATTGTAATTGCCATTCTATTTGCTTATTGCATTGGAAACCTCAATTTCCAGAAGAGGTAA
- the LOC114393685 gene encoding pentatricopeptide repeat-containing protein At3g06430, chloroplastic-like — translation MASMSLSFCSCIVPSRIPHDKSNKTHSHHQPTFPLIRFGISAPAVKKRHWKKGEFPATSQPSFPNDTRRKTPLKNLKKKFDKKNDAKAWVNTVTESLSERIHNKHWLQALQVFDMLREQTFYQPKEGTYMKLIVLLGKSGQPHRAHQLFTTMIEEGLEPTPELYTALLAAYCRSNMIDEAFSVLNEMKKLPRCQPDVFTYSTLIKVCVDAFKFDLVELLYEEMAERSIMPNTVTQNIVLGGYGKAGMFDQMEKVLSSMLLSTTCKPDVWTMNTIISVFGNMGQIDMMEKWYEKFRYFGIEPETRTFNILIGAYGKKRMYDKMSSVMEYMRKLQFPWTTSTYNNVIEAFADAGDAKHMECTFDQMRAEGMKADTKTLCCLINGYANAGLFHKVISSVRLAGKLEIPENITFYNAVLSACAKAEDLMEMERVFKRMKDSQCQPDDTTYTIMIEAYRKEGMNDKIYYLEQEKQTMMTDDKKVSQFENEILI, via the exons ATGGCTTCCATGTCTTTGTCTTTTTGTTCTTGCATCGTCCCCTCTCGAATTCCCCACGACAAATCCAACAAAACCCACAGCCATCATCAGCCTACTTTCCCTCTCATTCGCTTTGGCATTTCAGCTCCCGCCGTCAAAAAGCGACACTGGAAAAAAGGGGAGTTTCCTGCTACTTCCCAACCATCCTTCCCCAACGACACTAGGAGGAAGACCCCTCTTAAGAACCTCAAGAAGAAATTCGACAAAAAGAACGATGCCAAGGCATGGGTCAACACTGTCACCGAATCCTTATCCGAACGCATCCACAACAAACACTGGCTTCAGGCCCTCCAG GTATTTGATATGCTTAGAGAGCAAACCTTTTACCAACCCAAAGAAGGGACTTACATGAAACTCATTGTGTTGCTTGGAAAATCTGGTCAACCCCACCGTGCCCATCAGCTTTTTACCACAATGATTGAAGAAGGTTTAGAACCTACTCCTGAACTGTACACAGCGTTGCTCGCTGCGTATTGCAGGAGCAACATGATTGATGAGGCGTTTTCAGTTCTTAATGAGATGAAGAAGCTTCCTCGTTGCCAGCCTGATGTTTTCACTTACAGTACCTTGATCAAAGTTTGTGTCGATGCTTTCAAATTTGATTTGGTTGAGTTGCTGTATGAAGAAATGGCTGAAAGGTCTATCATGCCAAACACAGTCACTCAGAACATTGTTTTGGGTGGTTATGGCAAGGCGGGCATGTTTGATCAGATGGAGAAAGTACTGTCCAGCATGCTGCTGAGCACTACATGCAAGCCTGATGTTTGGACAATGAACACAATCATCAGTGTTTTTGGTAACATGGGTCAGATTGATATGATGGAAAAATGGTATGAAAAATTCCGTTATTTTGGGATAGAACCAGAGACGCgcacttttaatattttgatcGGTGCCTATGGGAAGAAAAGAATGTATGACAAAATGTCATCTGTTATGGAGTATATGCGTAAGTTGCAATTTCCATGGACGACCTCTACTTACAACAATGTGATTGAGGCATTTGCAGATGCAGGTGATGCGAAGCACATGGAATGTACATTTGATCAGATGCGTGCTGAGGGTATGAAAGCAGATACCAAAACTTTATGCTGCCTTATCAATGGTTATGCAAATGCTGGTCTCTTCCATAAAGTAATTAGCAGTGTTCGCTTGGCTGGAAAGCTCGAGATACCTGAGAATATCACCTTTTATAATGCGGTCTTATCTGCGTGTGCAAAGGCAGAGGATTTGATGGAAATGGAGAGAGTTTTCAAGCGTATGAAAGATAGCCAGTGTCAGCCAGATGACACAACATACACGATCATGATCGAGGCATATAGAAAAGAGGGTATGAATGACAAGATATACTATTTGGAGCAGGAAAAGCAGACGATGATGACTGATGATAAAAAAGTTAGCCAGTTTGAGAATGAAatcttgatttga